The Saccharothrix variisporea genome has a segment encoding these proteins:
- a CDS encoding pyruvate carboxylase, with protein sequence MFRKVLVANRGEIAIRAFRAAYELGAGTVAVFPHEDRNSLHRLKADESYEIGEPGHPVRAYLSVDEIIKAARKAGADAVYPGYGFLSENPELAKACADAGITFVGPPSDVLELTGNKARAIAAAREAGLPVLKSSAPSSDVDELLEASKDIDFPVFVKAVAGGGGRGMRRVEDPAALREALEAASREAESAFGDPTVFLEQAVVEPRHIEVQILADGEGNVIHLFERDCSVQRRHQKVIEIAPAPNLDPELRERICNDAVRFARHIGYRNAGTVEFLLDPQGRYVFIEMNPRIQVEHTVTEEVTDVDLVQSQMRIASGETLDDLGLSQDTVQLRGAALQCRITTEDPANGFRPDTGMISAYRSPGGSGIRLDGGTTGAGTVVSAHFDSMLVKLSCRGRTFAAAVARARRAVAEFRIRGVSTNIPFLQAVLDDEDFYQGRVTTSFIEKRPHLLTARHSADRGTRLLTYLADVTVNKPNGPRPSAVDPKEKLPVVDLGVEPPAGSKQKLTELGPEGFARWLRESKALAVTDTTFRDAHQSLLATRVRTKDLLAVAPHVARLTPQLLSLEAWGGATYDVALRFLAEDPWERLAALREAVPNITLQMLLRGRNTVGYTPYPEAVTSAFVEEATKTGIDIFRIFDALNDVEQMRPAIEAVRETGTAVAEVALCYTADLSNPDERLYTLDYYLKLAEQIVGAGAHVLAVKDMAGLLRPPAAARLITALRKEFDLPVHLHTHDTAGGQLATYLAAIQSGVDAVDGAVASMAGTTSQPPLSAIVAATDHTEHATGLSLQAVCDIEPYWEAVRKVYAPFESGIPGPTGRVYHHEIPGGQLSNLRTQAVALGLGQKFEEIEAMYAAADRMLGRLVKVTPSSKVVGDLALHLVGAGVSPKDFEADPGRFDIPASVVGFLSGELGDPPGGWPEPFRSKALKGRAAPKGVAQLTPEDEAGLASDRRNTLNRLLFPAPTKEFRAHRDAYGDTSVLDSKDFFYGLRPGEEYQVDLEPGVRLLIGLEAIGEADERGMRTVMATLNGQLRPIQVRDRSIAAEIPAAEKADRTNPDHVAAPFAGVVTPSVAEGDSVEAGQTVATIEAMKMEAAITAPKAGRVKRLAVGGVQQVEGGDLLIVLE encoded by the coding sequence ATGTTCCGCAAGGTTCTTGTCGCCAACCGCGGCGAGATCGCGATCCGGGCTTTTCGCGCTGCCTACGAGCTGGGCGCCGGCACCGTTGCCGTCTTCCCCCACGAAGACCGCAACTCGCTGCACCGGCTCAAGGCGGACGAGTCCTACGAGATCGGCGAGCCCGGCCACCCCGTCCGGGCCTACCTTTCCGTCGACGAGATCATCAAGGCCGCCCGCAAGGCCGGCGCCGACGCGGTGTACCCGGGTTACGGCTTCCTGTCGGAGAACCCCGAGCTCGCCAAGGCGTGCGCGGACGCCGGCATCACGTTCGTCGGTCCGCCGTCGGACGTGCTGGAGCTGACCGGCAACAAGGCACGCGCGATCGCCGCCGCCCGCGAGGCCGGGCTGCCGGTGCTCAAGTCCAGCGCGCCGTCCAGCGACGTCGACGAGCTGCTGGAGGCCTCGAAGGACATCGACTTCCCGGTGTTCGTGAAGGCCGTCGCCGGCGGCGGTGGGCGCGGTATGCGGCGCGTGGAGGACCCGGCCGCGCTGCGGGAGGCTCTGGAGGCCGCGTCCCGCGAGGCCGAGTCGGCGTTCGGCGACCCGACGGTGTTCCTGGAGCAGGCCGTCGTCGAGCCCCGCCACATCGAGGTGCAGATCCTCGCCGACGGCGAGGGCAACGTGATCCACCTGTTCGAGCGGGACTGCTCGGTGCAGCGCCGCCACCAGAAGGTCATCGAGATCGCGCCCGCGCCCAACCTCGACCCGGAGCTGCGCGAACGCATCTGCAACGACGCCGTCCGGTTCGCCCGGCACATCGGCTACCGCAACGCGGGCACCGTCGAGTTCCTGCTCGACCCGCAGGGCCGGTACGTCTTCATCGAGATGAACCCGCGCATCCAGGTCGAGCACACGGTCACCGAAGAGGTCACCGACGTCGACCTCGTGCAGTCCCAGATGCGCATCGCCTCCGGCGAGACCCTCGACGACCTCGGCCTGAGCCAGGACACCGTGCAGCTGCGCGGCGCCGCCCTCCAGTGCCGGATCACCACCGAGGACCCGGCCAACGGGTTCCGCCCCGACACCGGCATGATCAGCGCCTACCGCTCGCCGGGCGGCTCGGGCATCCGGCTCGACGGCGGCACCACCGGCGCCGGCACGGTCGTCAGCGCGCACTTCGACTCGATGCTGGTCAAGCTGTCCTGCCGCGGCCGGACGTTCGCCGCCGCCGTGGCCCGCGCCCGGCGCGCCGTGGCGGAGTTCCGCATCCGCGGTGTGTCCACGAACATCCCGTTCCTCCAGGCGGTGCTGGACGACGAGGACTTCTACCAGGGCCGCGTCACCACCTCGTTCATCGAGAAGCGCCCGCACCTGCTCACCGCCCGCCACTCGGCCGACCGCGGCACGCGCCTGCTGACCTACCTGGCCGACGTGACGGTCAACAAGCCCAACGGCCCGCGCCCGTCCGCGGTGGACCCGAAGGAGAAGCTGCCCGTCGTCGACCTGGGCGTCGAACCGCCGGCCGGGTCCAAGCAGAAGCTGACCGAGCTGGGTCCGGAGGGCTTCGCCCGTTGGCTGCGGGAGAGCAAGGCGCTGGCGGTCACGGACACGACGTTCCGCGACGCCCACCAGTCCCTGCTCGCGACCCGCGTGCGCACGAAGGACCTGCTGGCCGTCGCGCCCCACGTGGCCCGCCTGACGCCGCAGCTGCTGTCCCTGGAGGCGTGGGGCGGCGCGACCTACGACGTGGCGCTGCGGTTCCTCGCCGAGGACCCGTGGGAGCGGCTGGCGGCACTGCGCGAAGCCGTACCCAACATCACCCTCCAGATGCTGCTGCGGGGCCGCAACACGGTCGGGTACACGCCGTACCCGGAGGCCGTGACCTCGGCGTTCGTGGAGGAGGCGACGAAGACCGGCATCGACATCTTCCGGATCTTCGACGCGTTGAACGACGTCGAGCAGATGCGCCCGGCGATCGAGGCGGTGCGGGAGACCGGGACGGCCGTCGCCGAGGTGGCGCTGTGCTACACGGCCGACCTGTCCAACCCGGACGAGCGGCTCTACACGCTCGACTACTACCTCAAGCTGGCCGAGCAGATCGTCGGCGCGGGCGCGCACGTGCTGGCCGTGAAGGACATGGCGGGCCTGCTGCGCCCGCCCGCCGCCGCACGGCTGATCACCGCGCTCCGCAAGGAGTTCGACCTGCCCGTGCACCTGCACACGCACGACACGGCGGGCGGCCAGCTGGCGACCTACCTCGCGGCCATCCAGTCCGGTGTGGACGCGGTGGACGGCGCGGTGGCGTCCATGGCCGGGACGACGTCCCAGCCGCCGCTGTCGGCGATCGTCGCGGCCACCGACCACACCGAGCACGCCACGGGCCTGTCGTTGCAGGCGGTGTGCGACATCGAGCCGTACTGGGAGGCCGTGCGCAAGGTGTACGCGCCGTTCGAGTCCGGCATCCCCGGGCCGACCGGTCGCGTGTACCACCACGAGATCCCCGGCGGGCAGCTGTCCAACCTGCGCACCCAGGCGGTCGCGCTGGGCCTCGGGCAGAAGTTCGAGGAGATCGAGGCCATGTACGCGGCGGCGGACCGGATGCTCGGTCGGCTGGTGAAGGTGACGCCGTCGTCCAAGGTGGTCGGCGACCTGGCGCTGCACCTGGTGGGCGCGGGCGTGTCCCCGAAGGACTTCGAGGCCGACCCGGGCCGCTTCGACATCCCGGCGTCGGTGGTCGGCTTCCTGTCCGGCGAGCTGGGCGACCCGCCCGGCGGCTGGCCGGAGCCGTTCCGCAGCAAGGCGCTGAAGGGCCGCGCGGCCCCGAAGGGCGTGGCGCAGCTGACCCCCGAGGACGAGGCCGGCCTGGCGTCGGACCGCCGCAACACCCTCAACCGCCTGCTGTTCCCGGCCCCCACCAAGGAGTTCCGCGCGCACCGCGACGCCTACGGCGACACGAGCGTGCTGGACAGCAAGGACTTCTTCTACGGCCTGCGGCCGGGCGAGGAGTACCAGGTCGACCTGGAGCCCGGCGTGCGCCTGCTGATCGGCCTGGAGGCCATCGGCGAGGCGGACGAGCGCGGCATGCGGACGGTCATGGCCACGCTGAACGGCCAGCTCCGCCCGATCCAGGTGCGCGACCGGTCCATCGCGGCGGAGATCCCGGCCGCGGAGAAGGCGGACCGGACCAACCCGGACCACGTGGCGGCCCCGTTCGCCGGTGTGGTCACGCCTTCGGTGGCGGAGGGCGACTCGGTGGAGGCCGGCCAGACGGTGGCGACCATCGAGGCCATGAAGATGGAGGCGGCGATCACCGCGCCGAAGGCGGGTCGCGTGAAGCGGCTGGCCGTGGGCGGGGTGCAGCAGGTGGAAGGTGGCGACCTGCTGATCGTGCTGGAGTAG
- a CDS encoding helicase-related protein: MTTFDDKLVSVLGGKSADALESGLGLTTVGELLRHYPRRYDERGKLTEIKGLELGEHATVQARVKSVRHRRMKSRSGELLEAVITDGSSDLHLVFFGRGSRAVERELLPGREAMFAGKVGMFNGKLQLAHPDYQVLDDAADDAAAKFAGAFIPVYPAAQGIQSWHVSNCVEQVLAVWEGLDEDPLPQRLRESQDLIPLEKALRFVHRPESWAEITLAQQRLKWDEALAVQLALAQRRKSATARPAPACPPKPGMVRDAFDARLPFTLTRGQQEVGEAIARDLSGEHPMNRLLQGEVGSGKAQPLDALVLTPEGFVPMGEIEVGAEVIAADGTTTTVTGVFPQGEREVYRVVLSDGKSVECDLEHLWQVHTGEVKTLRELRDDLYDLGGTPKWRLPMVVAPDVDCVELAPVKERHELLQGLLTTGGRCDGVDVVFRTESENLAEYVSELAESLGGTGSIAFGYELHEVTVRLPEEFPPFRDALDRTAPPVRRIEAVEFVGVKPVQCISIAHPSRLYVTDHFVVTHNTMVALRAMLQVVDAGRQAAMLAPTEVLAAQHARSLSELLGDLGQAGELGAAEHATRVTLLTGSMGTAQRKKALLEIMTGEAGIVVGTHALIQDKVEFHDLGLVVVDEQHRFGVEQRAALSGRASGSTPHVLVMTATPIPRTVAMTVYGDLEVSALRELPAGRSPISTSVVPVAQKPSWLDRAWQRIHEEVGKGHQVYVVCPRIGDGESEEDAPPKKDDSSDRRPPLAVVDVAQKLSDGPLHGLRIAILHGRMPPDEKDAVMRAFASGEVQVLVATTVVEVGVNVPNATVMVIMDADRFGVSQLHQLRGRVGRGSAPGLCLLVTEMPDGTSTMERLRAVESTLDGFELAQLDLELRREGDILGAAQSGKRSGLKMLSLLRDEDVIAQARIVATEVVDADPDLAEHPGLAGLVAGLLDEERAEYLEKA, translated from the coding sequence ATGACGACCTTCGACGACAAGCTGGTGTCGGTGCTGGGCGGGAAGAGCGCCGACGCGCTGGAGAGCGGACTCGGCCTGACGACGGTCGGTGAGCTGCTGCGGCACTACCCGCGCCGCTACGACGAGCGCGGGAAGCTCACCGAGATCAAGGGCCTGGAACTGGGCGAGCACGCCACCGTCCAAGCACGCGTGAAGAGCGTGCGGCACCGCAGGATGAAGAGCCGCAGCGGCGAGCTGCTCGAGGCCGTGATCACCGACGGGTCCTCGGACCTGCACCTGGTGTTCTTCGGCCGCGGGTCCCGCGCCGTGGAGCGGGAGCTGTTGCCCGGTCGGGAGGCGATGTTCGCGGGCAAGGTCGGCATGTTCAACGGCAAGCTCCAGCTCGCCCACCCGGACTACCAGGTGCTCGACGACGCTGCCGACGACGCCGCCGCCAAGTTCGCCGGGGCGTTCATCCCGGTCTACCCGGCGGCGCAGGGCATCCAGTCCTGGCACGTGTCCAACTGCGTCGAGCAGGTCCTGGCGGTGTGGGAGGGGCTGGACGAGGACCCGCTGCCGCAGCGGCTGCGCGAGTCGCAGGACCTGATCCCGCTGGAGAAGGCGCTCCGGTTCGTCCACCGCCCGGAGAGCTGGGCCGAGATCACCCTCGCGCAGCAGCGCCTGAAGTGGGACGAGGCCCTGGCCGTGCAGCTCGCGCTGGCGCAGCGCCGCAAGTCCGCCACCGCCCGGCCCGCGCCGGCGTGCCCGCCCAAGCCCGGCATGGTCCGGGACGCGTTCGACGCGCGGCTGCCGTTCACGCTCACGCGGGGCCAGCAGGAGGTCGGCGAGGCGATCGCGCGCGACCTGTCCGGCGAGCACCCGATGAACCGCCTGCTGCAGGGCGAGGTCGGTTCCGGCAAGGCCCAGCCGCTGGACGCCCTCGTGCTCACCCCGGAGGGCTTCGTGCCGATGGGGGAGATCGAGGTGGGCGCGGAGGTGATCGCCGCCGACGGCACCACGACGACCGTCACCGGCGTGTTCCCGCAGGGCGAGCGGGAGGTGTACCGGGTGGTGCTGTCGGACGGGAAGTCCGTCGAGTGCGACCTGGAGCACCTGTGGCAGGTGCACACCGGCGAGGTCAAGACGCTGCGCGAGCTGCGCGACGACCTCTACGACCTGGGCGGCACGCCGAAGTGGCGGTTGCCGATGGTGGTCGCGCCCGACGTGGACTGCGTCGAGCTGGCGCCGGTGAAGGAACGCCACGAGCTGCTCCAGGGCCTGCTCACCACGGGCGGCCGGTGCGACGGCGTGGACGTCGTGTTCCGCACCGAGTCGGAGAACCTCGCCGAGTACGTCAGCGAGCTGGCCGAGTCGCTGGGCGGCACGGGGTCGATCGCCTTCGGCTACGAGCTGCACGAGGTGACCGTGCGGCTGCCCGAGGAGTTCCCGCCGTTCCGGGACGCCCTCGACCGCACCGCGCCGCCGGTGCGCCGCATCGAGGCGGTCGAGTTCGTCGGCGTGAAACCCGTGCAGTGCATCTCGATCGCGCACCCGTCCCGGCTGTACGTGACCGACCACTTCGTCGTCACCCACAACACGATGGTGGCGCTGCGGGCGATGCTCCAGGTCGTGGACGCGGGCCGGCAGGCCGCGATGCTCGCGCCCACCGAGGTGCTGGCCGCGCAGCACGCCCGGTCGTTGAGCGAGCTGCTGGGCGACCTCGGCCAGGCGGGCGAGCTGGGCGCGGCCGAGCACGCGACCCGGGTGACCCTGCTGACCGGGTCCATGGGCACCGCGCAGCGCAAGAAGGCGCTGCTGGAGATCATGACCGGCGAGGCCGGGATCGTCGTCGGCACGCACGCCCTGATCCAGGACAAGGTCGAGTTCCACGACCTGGGCCTGGTCGTGGTGGACGAGCAGCACCGGTTCGGCGTCGAGCAGCGGGCCGCGCTCAGCGGGCGCGCTTCGGGGTCCACGCCGCACGTCCTGGTCATGACGGCGACCCCGATCCCGCGCACGGTCGCCATGACCGTCTACGGCGACCTGGAGGTCTCGGCGCTGCGCGAGCTGCCCGCGGGCCGGTCGCCGATCAGCACGTCGGTGGTGCCGGTGGCGCAGAAGCCGTCCTGGCTGGACCGGGCGTGGCAGCGCATCCACGAGGAGGTCGGCAAGGGCCACCAGGTCTACGTGGTGTGCCCGCGCATCGGCGACGGCGAGTCCGAGGAGGACGCGCCGCCCAAGAAGGACGACTCGTCGGACCGCAGACCGCCGCTGGCCGTCGTGGACGTGGCGCAGAAGCTGTCCGACGGGCCGCTGCACGGGTTGCGCATCGCGATCCTGCACGGCCGGATGCCCCCCGACGAGAAGGACGCCGTGATGCGGGCGTTCGCGTCGGGCGAGGTGCAGGTGCTGGTCGCCACGACCGTGGTCGAGGTCGGCGTGAACGTGCCGAACGCGACCGTCATGGTGATCATGGACGCCGACCGGTTCGGCGTCAGCCAGCTCCACCAGCTGCGCGGCCGGGTCGGCCGGGGCAGCGCGCCGGGGCTGTGCCTGCTGGTCACGGAGATGCCCGACGGAACCTCGACCATGGAGCGGCTGCGCGCGGTGGAGTCCACACTGGACGGGTTCGAACTGGCCCAGCTCGACCTGGAGCTGCGCCGCGAGGGCGACATCCTCGGCGCGGCCCAGTCGGGCAAGCGGTCGGGGTTGAAGATGCTCTCGCTGCTGCGCGACGAGGACGTGATCGCGCAGGCCAGGATCGTGGCGACCGAGGTGGTGGACGCCGACCCGGACCTCGCGGAGCACCCGGGTCTCGCCGGCCTGGTGGCCGGGCTGCTGGACGAGGAACGGGCGGAATACCTGGAGAAGGCGTAA